The Sinorhizobium chiapasense sequence AGGAATTGGCAAAGCTGTTGAGCGCGGGCGCGGCTTCATAGGCAAACCGCTGGCTGGCGAACTTGGAGTGCCGGATGTTGATCTCCTCGAAATCCTCCACGCCCCAGAGGTTGCGGTTGGCGCAGACTGCTCGAAGGTAGAACGAGGCGATGCCGAGCGTCTTCGAGCCGACCTCGCTGTTCCATGCATAAAACCCGCGGAAATATAGATCCGGCTCACCGTTTGGCAGCCGGCCGGCCTCGATCGGATGGGTATCGTCGACCAGGAACAGAAAGACGTCGCGATCGCTGGCGTAGAGCGTGGTCGTGTCCTTCGTGATATCGACAAACGGATTGTGGGTCATGGTCGCCCAGTCGAGCACGCCGGGCACCTTCCACATCGTGTCCCCGGTTCCGTTGCCGGCGATGTTCATCACGGCCGACACAAGTTCATGATCCCAGATGCGACCGTATTCGGGACCGGTGACTGCTCTGAGTTCGACACGGCCATTGTCCATTTCGAGTGTCTTCACCAGCTCGGCCCTATGGTTGAGAAGACCGTGCTGGAGGTTGATGGCGGCAAGCGGCGCGGGAAGCTGCCGCATATAGGCGGCGGGCGCTCCGACTAGGCTGCAAAGCTGTCCGTAACTCCAATGGGTGGGCGCGATTGGCTCCCGTCCTCCCGGAACGACGAGCTCCAGCCGCTCGGCGTTGTTCCGCGTCGCCTCAACCCGGATCGCGGAGCTTTCGACGGTCCTTGCGTGCGCACGGTCTGCCCTGGATTTGACGGCATGATGGAGTTCGGAAAGCGACAGGTAACGCTCGTCGTCAGGTCGGGAGAACCACTCGGACGAAACGCGGCCGATACGCTCGCCGCGGGAGATGTCGACCTTGAAGCCGTTTGCTGTAGAACGGGAATTGGAAATTATCGTGGTCATGAACTGTCTCCTGAAACGAAAATGCCCGGCTGAGTCGCTTGTCTGCGGCGCCGAGCGCTGGTGAAGGAAAAGAAGGAATGGTGCTCGTCAGGCTGCTCGCGTTGACGAGTGACGGGATGGAAATGACTTGCCGAGGCCGATAGTCGAGCGGACCTGGGTATCGTCGAGCATGGCCAGCCCGACGAATTGCCGCCGACGTGCGCTGACTGAACCGTTACGGCCCTCAAACATCGGCTTCGCCTCCGTCGATTGGCTCGGATGAGCCTTCAGGATCGCGCAGGCCTGCGAGGATCGCTTCGCCCCGGGCGATCGCCCACGAAGCCTTCGCAATCCATTCCGCAGAGGTCGGCCTTTTTGACTGGACGTCGGCGAGCAGCAGTTTCAGCAAACCGAGCAGGATCTCGAAATGTCCCGCCTGCCGCTGAACCATTTGCCTGAACTGCGAGGGGATGGTGATTGCCGGACCGCGATAAGCGGCATTGGCGCCTTGCCAGATGCCGGTCACATGGGTTTCGCCTGATGACTCGTAGTCGTGGCGGGCATCATCCCAGCTGTCATCCTCGACGGCGGCGCGGCAAGCTGCCTCGAGCGTATCGGTGCGAAAGGTGCGATGCCGGAACACCGGCAAGTGGTAGTTGGTTTCGATGGTATAGTCGGGCATCGGAGATCTCCTTTCAAATGAAAGGCCCGGCTGTGAGACCGGGCCTTGGGATGGGGATGAGGAAGGGATTACTCGGCTGCAGCGAGGTGCTGCTCCTCGGTTGGGGTGTCCTCGGAAATCTCTTCGGCATTGACGCCTTCCGTCAGGAATGTCGGAAGCTCGACCGAGGTGTCCTGGGGAAGATCGTCTTCGATGACCGGGTCGACAGCGGTGTCGGCTGCGTCCGGCACCTCATCGATACCGTGCCGCAGTGGCTCCGGAAGCCAACCGCTGCCGGCGAGCAGACGTTCGGCCTCCCGGGCCATGTCCGTCTTCTTCAGATGCTCGATCAATTGGGCCGACTGCCCGCCCTTGGCTTCCTGGACGGCCTTGAGGATGTGAGCCTTGGTTACCCTTCCGAGATAGGTGTCGACGGTCGGCGCCCATCCTGCCGCCACCATGTCGAAGCCGATCGAGCGGGCGACCTGATCGGCATGCGTGATCGCGCGGCTGCGCTTGTTCCAAGGCTCGATGACGGCATTCAGCGACAGCGAAGCGCAATGGGCAAAGAGAGCCTGGCGGCTGACGTCGTCGAGCGCGACCAGGAAACTCCAGAGCTCGTTCGGATCTTTCGGAAGATCCTGACCCCATGCCTCGTGCCGCTGATCGATTTCCTTGGCCCAGACGGTATCGCCGAGCCCCGGCGTCTGCGAGAACCTGGCGCTCTGCAGCGTCAGTTCAAGGCAGCTGTCGGAGCCGTAGTGATAGAAGCTCTTCAGGACGAAGGCGTGCAGCACCGCGATGAAGGCGATGAGCGGATCATTGGCGAGCGCATTGCGCAACGCCACCGTGCGGGTTGCCGTGAGATC is a genomic window containing:
- a CDS encoding DUF932 domain-containing protein, producing the protein MTTIISNSRSTANGFKVDISRGERIGRVSSEWFSRPDDERYLSLSELHHAVKSRADRAHARTVESSAIRVEATRNNAERLELVVPGGREPIAPTHWSYGQLCSLVGAPAAYMRQLPAPLAAINLQHGLLNHRAELVKTLEMDNGRVELRAVTGPEYGRIWDHELVSAVMNIAGNGTGDTMWKVPGVLDWATMTHNPFVDITKDTTTLYASDRDVFLFLVDDTHPIEAGRLPNGEPDLYFRGFYAWNSEVGSKTLGIASFYLRAVCANRNLWGVEDFEEINIRHSKFASQRFAYEAAPALNSFANSSPAPFVAGIRAARERIVARNDEDRQTFLRRRGFSKAETGKIIDAVLSEEGHPPESVFDFVQGITSLARGKPHQDTRLELEGKAKKLLESAA